One genomic segment of Acinetobacter oleivorans DR1 includes these proteins:
- a CDS encoding amino acid permease, translating to MQPSDNQLDAHQHQNSTAPLKRAMSTRHLVMLSLGGAIGTGLFLGSGEVISQTGAIGAIIAYILGGAIAYMVMLCLGELAVHMPVSGSFGAYAKKYISPSTGYMISWMYWLTWTATLGTEFTAAALLMQEWFPHISMWIWTIVFAITIFGLNISSTRIFAESEFWLALVKVITVIAFIVLGLLAIFGLIPFHGSQTAPLFSNLTAQGWFPHGLIPIFTTMLIVNFAFSGTELIGVAAGETKDPAQNVPKAINAAIWRLLIFFVGTIIVISALLPFQLAGLGGESVSSSPFVTVFNYIGIPYADDIIRFVIITALLSAANSGLYAASRMMWSLSEQKLLPSVFSKLSRSGTPIVALVVTMFGAIPGLLSEQFAPETIFKNLLGVAAFTMVIVWMSICLSQFNFRRQWYKSGHTVKDLQYAAPLFPIVPILGFIFCFITCLSMAADPEMRAGFVGCLIFTALCYVSYFIFYRNKT from the coding sequence ATGCAGCCATCTGACAATCAACTAGATGCTCATCAGCATCAGAACAGTACTGCACCTTTAAAAAGAGCCATGAGTACTCGCCATCTTGTGATGTTATCACTAGGCGGAGCTATCGGAACTGGTCTATTTTTAGGTTCAGGGGAAGTCATTTCACAAACTGGAGCTATTGGCGCAATTATTGCCTATATACTTGGTGGCGCGATCGCTTATATGGTCATGCTTTGCCTAGGAGAGCTTGCTGTACACATGCCTGTTTCAGGCTCTTTTGGTGCTTATGCCAAAAAATATATTAGTCCTAGTACTGGCTATATGATTTCTTGGATGTACTGGCTGACCTGGACGGCAACGCTTGGAACTGAGTTCACAGCTGCGGCATTACTCATGCAGGAATGGTTCCCACATATTTCAATGTGGATCTGGACAATTGTTTTTGCAATCACTATTTTTGGCTTAAATATTAGTTCAACTCGCATTTTTGCCGAGTCTGAGTTTTGGCTCGCTCTTGTTAAAGTCATTACCGTGATTGCTTTTATTGTGCTCGGCCTACTAGCAATTTTTGGTTTAATTCCTTTTCATGGCAGCCAAACTGCACCGCTATTTAGTAACCTTACAGCGCAAGGCTGGTTCCCACATGGTTTAATTCCTATTTTCACCACCATGCTGATTGTTAACTTTGCTTTCTCAGGCACAGAATTAATTGGCGTAGCAGCAGGTGAAACCAAAGATCCAGCTCAGAATGTACCCAAAGCAATTAATGCTGCGATTTGGCGTCTTCTTATTTTCTTTGTGGGTACCATTATTGTTATTAGCGCTTTGCTTCCCTTCCAGCTTGCAGGTTTAGGCGGTGAAAGCGTAAGTAGCAGTCCATTTGTTACTGTATTTAATTATATTGGCATTCCATATGCGGATGACATTATTCGATTTGTAATTATTACCGCTCTGCTTTCAGCAGCAAACTCAGGACTTTACGCTGCTTCACGTATGATGTGGTCACTGTCAGAACAAAAATTATTACCTAGCGTATTCTCTAAACTTTCAAGAAGTGGGACACCTATTGTTGCTCTAGTTGTAACAATGTTTGGAGCAATTCCTGGTTTGTTATCAGAGCAATTTGCACCAGAGACTATTTTTAAGAATCTACTCGGTGTAGCTGCTTTTACCATGGTTATTGTCTGGATGAGCATCTGTTTAAGTCAGTTCAATTTCCGCCGCCAATGGTACAAATCTGGCCATACTGTTAAAGACTTACAATATGCCGCTCCATTATTCCCTATCGTTCCAATTTTAGGTTTTATTTTCTGCTTTATTACTTGCTTAAGTATGGCTGCAGACCCTGAAATGCGTGCTGGTTTTGTGGGCTGTCTTATTTTTACAGCTTTATGTTATGTCAGCTATTTTATTTTTTACCGCAATAAAACCTAA
- a CDS encoding membrane protein codes for MQYRCPQCQSVKIMPVSQGMNSVKPAVPKSLAILIPALFMLLLLVVISIFMWIFGNGAGSTLQIATVVVFVVTVGAGFMFWRDLPDFKLSMQAFMQSQKHWKCRDCNHEWEI; via the coding sequence ATGCAATATCGTTGCCCTCAATGTCAAAGTGTTAAAATCATGCCTGTAAGCCAAGGCATGAACAGCGTAAAACCAGCAGTTCCTAAAAGCCTTGCTATCTTAATTCCAGCACTTTTTATGCTTTTACTCTTGGTTGTGATTAGCATTTTTATGTGGATTTTTGGCAATGGCGCAGGTAGCACTCTTCAAATTGCAACAGTAGTTGTTTTTGTTGTGACTGTAGGAGCAGGTTTTATGTTTTGGCGTGATTTGCCGGACTTCAAACTGTCTATGCAAGCATTTATGCAGTCACAAAAACATTGGAAATGCCGTGACTGCAATCACGAATGGGAAATTTAA
- a CDS encoding cation diffusion facilitator family transporter, whose protein sequence is MGGHHGHDHSHAVVTEGNAKKLTIALALTTTFLIVEVIAGLITQSLALLSDAAHMFTDAAALAIALVAIQISKRPADNKRTFGYQRFEILAALFNALMLFVVAIYILYEAYIRFSKPPEIQSIGMLIVATIGLVINLISMKILMSSANSSLNVKGAYLEVLSDALGSVGVIIGALIIYFTNWYWVDTIIAVLIGFWVLPRTWVLLKQSINILLEGVPEEVDIEKLRTDLLSLNGVESIHQLKVWAITSKNIHLTVHLFAPQADRTKLYQDAVEMLSHEHGIGEVTLQIEDDAEINCQHIAQHASHEHDDKEHSHQH, encoded by the coding sequence ATGGGTGGACATCATGGTCATGATCATAGTCATGCTGTAGTGACTGAAGGTAATGCTAAGAAGTTAACGATTGCTTTAGCGCTTACGACAACGTTTTTAATTGTTGAAGTCATTGCAGGTTTAATCACACAAAGTTTGGCATTGCTTTCTGACGCTGCGCATATGTTTACAGATGCAGCTGCTTTGGCAATTGCTTTGGTCGCTATTCAAATTTCCAAACGTCCTGCTGATAATAAACGCACTTTCGGTTATCAGCGCTTTGAAATTCTGGCTGCTTTATTTAATGCACTCATGCTTTTTGTGGTGGCAATTTATATTTTATATGAGGCCTATATCCGCTTCTCTAAGCCACCTGAAATTCAAAGTATAGGAATGCTCATTGTGGCGACCATTGGTTTGGTGATTAATCTCATCTCAATGAAAATTCTCATGTCGAGTGCCAATAGCAGTTTAAATGTGAAAGGTGCTTATCTGGAGGTATTGAGTGATGCGCTAGGCTCAGTCGGCGTTATCATCGGGGCACTCATCATTTACTTCACCAACTGGTACTGGGTCGATACGATTATTGCGGTACTGATTGGCTTTTGGGTATTACCAAGAACATGGGTTTTACTTAAACAAAGTATTAATATTTTACTCGAAGGTGTGCCAGAAGAAGTGGATATTGAGAAGTTACGTACAGATCTGCTTTCTTTAAATGGTGTGGAGAGTATTCACCAACTTAAAGTGTGGGCGATTACTTCTAAAAATATCCATTTAACGGTGCACTTATTTGCGCCTCAAGCAGATCGTACCAAGCTCTATCAAGATGCTGTTGAAATGCTTTCTCATGAACATGGTATTGGCGAAGTGACCTTGCAAATTGAAGACGATGCCGAGATCAATTGCCAGCATATTGCTCAACATGCTTCACACGAGCATGATGACAAAGAACATTCACATCAGCATTAA
- a CDS encoding efflux RND transporter permease subunit, translated as MDINKPELPKPEGLFDRVIQFAIQNAIWVMLFVLTWIGVGIWSYQKLPIDAVPDITNTQVQINTQANGYTALEVEQRITYPIENAMAGIPNLEQTRSISRYGLSQVTIIFKDGTDIYWARQLINQRLQEADGQLPESVDPVMSPVSTGLGEIYQWVVKAKSGAKKADGTAYTAMDLREIQDWIVRPQLQRVKGVAEINSIGGYNKTYIVSPDLKRLQQLQISINEFQTALQENNENRGAGFIEENGEQLTVRVPGMLSSVEDIQNITVSTKNGLPIRVADVANVSIGHDLRTGAATYNGEETVLGIAMMMMGENSRTVAQAVDTKIKEIQPTLPKGVEIETVYDRTSLVNKAIATVQKNLVEGAILVIVILFIFLGNFRAALITACVIPLSMLFTLTGMAEQNISANLMSLGALDFGIIVDGAVVIVENCIRRLAEAQHALHRPLTRAERFKEVFLAAKQARRPLIFGQMIILVVYLPIFALSGVEAKMFHPMAMTVVMALLGAMILSVTFVPAAVALFVTGEVKEKETRWMLLLKQKYRDVLDQAYQLKIVVVSFALSILVLTGVLATQMGSEFAPQLSEGDFALQQMRSPSTGLEQSLRMQENTEKLILKNFPEVKAVFARTGTAEVATDVMPPNISDAVILLKPHDQWLNSKETLAELRSRMEAFLATLPGNNSEFSQPIELRFNELISGIRSDIGVKVFGDDMQVLNEQAQALAQKVQKISGATAVKVEQTSGLPVLSVEINRPLAAQYGLSAKAIQDIVAASVGGQNVGQILQGDRRFDFEIRLEDQQRTIQNLAQLPIQLPNGGLIQLQDVAKVERTSGLNQVGRENGKRRVIITANVEGRDLGSFVQELRTTLAKEQLPAGYWLEYGGQFENLASAAARMKIVVPLALAMIFILLMAVFHNVKESLLVFSGVPFALSGGLIALWLRDIPLSMSAGVGFIALSGVAVLNGLVMLSFIKELREKFDIQTATWNGAILRLRPVLMTACVASLGFIPMALATGTGAEVQRPLATVVIGGIISSTILTLVLLPVIYRWMNEGKTKSVEHS; from the coding sequence ATGGACATTAATAAACCTGAGCTACCCAAACCAGAAGGGTTGTTTGATAGAGTTATTCAGTTTGCTATTCAAAATGCCATTTGGGTCATGCTATTTGTACTGACTTGGATTGGAGTTGGGATCTGGAGTTATCAAAAGCTTCCTATTGATGCAGTTCCAGATATTACTAATACGCAAGTCCAGATTAATACTCAAGCCAATGGTTATACCGCTTTAGAGGTTGAACAGCGGATTACCTATCCTATTGAAAATGCGATGGCTGGAATTCCTAATCTGGAACAAACCCGCTCTATTTCACGTTACGGGCTTTCCCAAGTCACCATCATTTTTAAAGATGGAACCGATATTTATTGGGCAAGACAACTGATTAACCAGCGTTTACAAGAGGCGGACGGGCAACTGCCTGAATCAGTTGATCCAGTCATGTCTCCTGTTTCAACAGGTTTAGGTGAAATTTATCAATGGGTGGTAAAAGCAAAATCAGGCGCTAAGAAAGCAGATGGCACAGCCTATACAGCCATGGATTTACGTGAAATTCAGGACTGGATTGTACGTCCTCAATTGCAGCGTGTGAAAGGCGTGGCAGAAATTAACAGTATCGGTGGCTACAATAAAACTTATATTGTGTCCCCTGATTTAAAACGGTTGCAGCAGCTTCAGATTTCAATCAATGAATTTCAAACTGCTCTGCAAGAAAATAATGAAAATCGCGGTGCGGGTTTTATTGAAGAAAACGGAGAGCAACTCACCGTTCGTGTGCCGGGCATGCTAAGTAGTGTTGAAGATATTCAAAACATTACAGTGAGCACCAAAAATGGGTTACCAATTCGCGTGGCCGATGTGGCAAATGTTTCTATTGGGCATGATTTAAGAACAGGAGCTGCAACTTACAACGGTGAGGAAACGGTTCTAGGCATTGCCATGATGATGATGGGAGAAAATAGCCGTACCGTTGCTCAGGCGGTTGATACCAAAATTAAGGAAATTCAGCCTACATTACCTAAAGGTGTGGAAATCGAAACGGTTTATGACCGAACAAGTTTAGTAAACAAAGCAATTGCAACCGTACAGAAGAACCTTGTTGAAGGTGCAATTCTGGTTATTGTGATTTTGTTTATTTTCCTAGGAAATTTTCGAGCTGCTTTAATCACAGCCTGTGTTATTCCACTTTCGATGTTATTTACCCTTACAGGTATGGCTGAACAAAACATTAGTGCCAACCTCATGAGCTTAGGAGCACTTGATTTTGGGATTATTGTAGATGGTGCAGTTGTTATTGTAGAAAACTGTATTCGACGTCTAGCAGAAGCACAGCATGCTTTACATCGACCTCTTACACGGGCTGAGCGATTCAAAGAAGTATTCCTTGCAGCAAAACAGGCCCGTCGACCTCTTATTTTTGGGCAAATGATTATTTTGGTGGTCTATTTACCTATTTTTGCTTTATCTGGTGTTGAAGCCAAAATGTTCCATCCAATGGCAATGACTGTGGTGATGGCATTATTGGGTGCCATGATTCTTTCTGTGACATTTGTACCTGCCGCAGTTGCTCTTTTTGTTACAGGTGAAGTGAAAGAAAAAGAAACACGTTGGATGTTGCTTTTAAAGCAGAAATACCGAGATGTCCTCGATCAGGCTTATCAGCTTAAGATAGTGGTTGTTAGTTTTGCATTAAGTATTTTAGTGCTCACAGGCGTGTTAGCTACCCAAATGGGCAGTGAATTTGCTCCACAACTCAGCGAAGGTGATTTTGCCTTACAGCAAATGCGTTCACCGAGTACTGGGCTCGAGCAATCACTGCGAATGCAGGAAAATACTGAAAAACTCATTTTGAAAAACTTTCCCGAGGTAAAAGCTGTTTTTGCTCGAACAGGAACGGCTGAGGTTGCAACGGATGTGATGCCGCCAAATATCTCTGATGCAGTTATTTTACTTAAACCGCATGATCAATGGCTAAACTCTAAAGAGACGCTGGCTGAGCTGCGTTCACGTATGGAAGCTTTTTTAGCGACATTACCAGGTAATAACAGTGAGTTCTCTCAACCGATCGAGCTGCGCTTTAATGAGCTAATTTCAGGGATCCGGAGTGATATTGGTGTCAAGGTTTTTGGCGATGATATGCAAGTACTCAATGAGCAGGCTCAAGCACTCGCTCAGAAAGTACAAAAAATTTCAGGTGCTACCGCGGTTAAGGTAGAACAAACGAGCGGTTTACCGGTGCTGAGTGTTGAAATTAACCGACCTCTGGCTGCGCAATACGGACTATCTGCAAAAGCCATTCAAGATATTGTGGCGGCAAGTGTCGGTGGACAAAATGTTGGGCAAATTTTACAAGGCGATAGACGATTCGATTTTGAAATTCGCTTAGAAGACCAGCAGCGTACCATCCAAAACTTAGCTCAACTTCCGATTCAGCTACCAAATGGTGGACTGATCCAGCTTCAAGATGTCGCTAAAGTTGAACGTACATCAGGTTTAAATCAGGTGGGACGTGAAAATGGTAAGCGCCGTGTCATTATTACTGCAAATGTAGAAGGCCGTGACTTAGGATCATTTGTTCAAGAGTTAAGAACAACACTCGCAAAAGAACAACTGCCAGCGGGTTATTGGTTGGAATATGGCGGTCAGTTTGAAAATCTAGCGTCAGCTGCTGCCCGAATGAAAATTGTTGTTCCATTGGCGCTTGCTATGATTTTCATTCTACTTATGGCTGTATTCCATAATGTTAAAGAAAGCCTGTTGGTCTTTAGTGGTGTGCCATTTGCTTTGTCAGGTGGTCTTATTGCTCTGTGGCTAAGAGATATTCCGCTTTCCATGTCGGCTGGTGTTGGGTTTATTGCCTTATCAGGTGTCGCTGTTTTGAATGGTCTGGTGATGCTGAGCTTTATTAAAGAGCTTAGAGAAAAATTTGATATTCAAACTGCAACATGGAATGGAGCGATCTTGCGTTTAAGACCTGTACTCATGACGGCTTGTGTCGCGTCACTAGGTTTTATTCCAATGGCTTTAGCAACTGGAACTGGTGCAGAAGTACAGCGACCTTTGGCAACTGTAGTAATCGGTGGCATTATTTCATCTACGATATTAACGCTGGTTTTATTACCAGTTATTTATCGATGGATGAATGAAGGCAAGACGAAAAGTGTTGAACATTCATAA